One window of Candidatus Methylocalor cossyra genomic DNA carries:
- the mdoH gene encoding glucans biosynthesis glucosyltransferase MdoH, whose translation MAASPSVVPGYIIALRRALFLVLVVVTACAALAMITSAFQQNGITPQEVVLLLLYTLLILWISTSFWTATLGFWCLLFGGDRRAIGRVPPTGPGAPDPSPLRTALVMPIYNEDPARVFAGLRAIYQSLLETGRAEEFELFILSDTRDPDLWLQEELEWYRLCGDFDAHGKIFYRNREKNVARKSGNIEDFCRRWGGRYRYMIVLDADSLMAGETLVRMVELMEAHPRVALIQSPPLPVNHQSLFARILQFASRLYGDIFTAGINFWQLSSGNYWGHNAIIRLRPFVEHCGLPKLPGREPFGGEIFSHDFVEAALLREAGWEVWMAAELKGSYEELPPTLIDYAKRDRRWCQGNLQHLRMVFARGFSALSRLYFLMGIMSYLSSPLWLLFLALTGLEAYVQSQTMPVYFFGDNIFPVWPESYTVEMTTVMLVTLAMLFLPKLWSLLLLLRRPSTFKNYGGILRATLSVVLESVFSVLTAPVLMLYQSKFVFAILARRSVGWPPQNRGDHRLSVREAVQAHGGQTLIGVISGWLSYQYVPEFFLWFTPVLAGLVLAIPVSILSSSTRMGILARRLGLFLTPEEYQTPRVVQLLRDNLARHAAREAEREPQGVADPVAYALHLALLPNRPLSKRQRHHLRALVYQLVEEGPETLSAAERRSLISDPETLARLHLLAWTRSGIDLASSA comes from the coding sequence ATGGCCGCCTCCCCTTCCGTCGTCCCCGGTTACATCATCGCCCTTCGGCGGGCGCTGTTTTTGGTCCTGGTGGTGGTGACCGCCTGCGCCGCGCTCGCCATGATCACCAGCGCCTTCCAGCAGAACGGCATCACGCCCCAAGAAGTGGTGCTGTTGTTGCTTTACACGCTGTTGATCCTGTGGATCAGCACTTCCTTCTGGACCGCCACCCTGGGGTTCTGGTGCCTCCTTTTCGGCGGGGACAGACGCGCCATCGGCCGGGTGCCGCCGACAGGGCCCGGGGCGCCGGATCCCTCGCCCCTGCGCACGGCGCTGGTAATGCCCATCTACAACGAGGATCCGGCCCGCGTGTTCGCGGGGCTGCGCGCCATCTACCAAAGCCTGCTCGAAACCGGTCGGGCGGAGGAGTTCGAGCTGTTCATCCTCAGCGATACCCGCGATCCCGACCTTTGGTTGCAGGAAGAACTGGAATGGTATCGGCTGTGCGGCGACTTCGACGCCCATGGCAAGATCTTCTACCGCAACCGGGAGAAAAACGTCGCCCGCAAGAGCGGCAATATCGAGGACTTCTGCCGGCGCTGGGGCGGCCGCTACCGCTACATGATTGTCCTCGACGCCGATAGCCTAATGGCCGGCGAAACCCTGGTGCGGATGGTGGAGCTGATGGAGGCCCACCCCAGGGTCGCCCTGATCCAGTCGCCCCCCCTGCCGGTCAACCACCAATCGCTGTTCGCCCGGATCCTACAGTTCGCCAGCCGCCTGTACGGCGATATCTTCACCGCCGGGATCAATTTCTGGCAGCTGTCCAGCGGCAACTACTGGGGCCATAACGCCATCATTCGGCTACGGCCGTTCGTGGAGCACTGTGGGTTGCCCAAACTGCCGGGGCGGGAACCGTTCGGGGGGGAAATCTTCAGCCACGACTTCGTGGAGGCGGCCCTGTTGCGGGAGGCGGGCTGGGAAGTGTGGATGGCGGCCGAGCTCAAGGGCAGTTATGAGGAGCTGCCACCTACCCTGATCGATTACGCCAAGCGCGACCGCCGCTGGTGTCAGGGCAATCTGCAACACCTCCGGATGGTGTTCGCACGGGGGTTTTCCGCCCTCAGCCGCCTGTACTTCCTGATGGGCATCATGTCTTACCTGTCCTCGCCGCTGTGGCTCCTGTTCCTGGCCCTGACCGGGCTCGAAGCCTACGTGCAGAGTCAGACCATGCCGGTGTACTTCTTCGGCGACAATATCTTCCCAGTATGGCCCGAGTCCTACACGGTGGAAATGACCACCGTGATGCTCGTGACCCTCGCCATGCTGTTCCTGCCCAAGCTGTGGAGCCTCTTACTGCTGCTGCGCCGCCCCAGCACCTTCAAAAACTACGGGGGGATCCTCCGAGCCACGCTCAGTGTCGTGCTGGAAAGCGTGTTTTCGGTGCTTACCGCGCCGGTGCTGATGCTGTATCAAAGTAAATTCGTGTTTGCCATCCTGGCCCGGCGCAGCGTCGGTTGGCCGCCCCAGAATCGGGGCGATCATCGCCTGAGCGTGCGGGAGGCCGTCCAGGCCCACGGCGGGCAAACCCTGATCGGCGTGATCTCGGGGTGGCTCAGCTATCAGTATGTGCCGGAGTTCTTCCTGTGGTTCACCCCGGTGCTGGCGGGGCTAGTGCTGGCGATCCCGGTTTCGATCCTGTCGAGCAGCACCCGCATGGGCATCCTCGCCCGCCGTCTCGGCTTGTTCCTGACCCCGGAAGAGTACCAAACGCCGCGCGTGGTCCAGCTGCTGCGGGACAACTTGGCCCGCCATGCCGCCCGGGAAGCCGAGCGGGAACCCCAGGGGGTGGCCGACCCGGTCGCCTACGCCCTGCACCTCGCCCTGCTGCCCAACCGCCCGCTCAGCAAACGCCAGCGCCATCATCTGAGGGCCCTGGTCTATCAGCTGGTGGAGGAAGGACCCGAGACGCTCTCCGCCGCCGAGCGGCGCAGCTTGATTTCCGACCCGGAAACCCTGGCGCGGCTGCACCTCCTGGCTTGGACCCGCAGCGGCATCGATCTGGCGTCCTCGGCGTGA
- a CDS encoding glucan biosynthesis protein, producing the protein MKTRTIWFLWSILLLSVPLPGTPASEPGPEPPPAKPFDFADVEQKARELAGKPYVRDEAGMPDFLAQLDYDQYRDIRYKPDKALWRDEGLPFQVQAFHRGFMFKDRVVINVVDRGVATQLAYSPELFDFGKNQFPAPLPADLGFAGLRFHYPLRRDPVMDEIAVFLGASYFRAIGLGQVYGLSARGLALDTGLAKAEEFPIFREFWIEKPGKDATALTLYALLDSPSVAGAYRFIIRPGLDLTMEIASHLYFRKAVERVGIAPLTSMFFHGENTDRFMDDFRPEVHDSDGLLLGRSSGEWVWRPLNNPRQLRISVFKDIKPAGFGLLTRDRDFDHYQDLEAQYHRRPSAWVETLGDWGPGAVYLIEIPSDAEKYDNIVAFWVPDEPATEGKEFRYDYRLHFFLDEFTALGGGKVLATRVGAAESDGATRKIVVDFGSPTLRMLSPRAKIEAEISASSGKIAHPVVHKNEENGTWRLSFDLQPEKDKDPVELRALLKAGKDSLTETWVYQWNAR; encoded by the coding sequence GTGAAAACAAGAACAATCTGGTTCCTCTGGTCAATTCTCCTGCTATCGGTACCGCTCCCTGGGACGCCGGCCAGCGAACCGGGACCCGAACCGCCCCCCGCCAAACCCTTCGATTTCGCCGATGTCGAACAGAAAGCCCGGGAACTGGCCGGCAAGCCCTATGTCCGCGACGAAGCCGGCATGCCGGATTTCCTCGCCCAGTTGGATTACGACCAATACCGGGACATTCGGTACAAGCCCGACAAGGCCCTGTGGCGGGACGAGGGCTTGCCATTCCAAGTCCAGGCTTTCCACCGGGGCTTTATGTTCAAGGATCGGGTGGTGATCAACGTGGTGGACCGGGGGGTCGCCACGCAGCTCGCCTATTCCCCCGAGCTGTTCGACTTCGGCAAGAACCAGTTCCCAGCCCCGCTGCCGGCGGATCTCGGCTTCGCCGGACTGCGTTTCCACTACCCGCTGCGGCGCGATCCGGTCATGGATGAGATCGCAGTGTTTCTCGGGGCCAGCTACTTTCGCGCCATCGGGCTCGGGCAGGTGTACGGGCTATCCGCCCGCGGGCTGGCGCTCGATACCGGGCTCGCCAAGGCCGAAGAGTTTCCCATCTTCCGCGAGTTCTGGATCGAGAAGCCGGGCAAGGACGCTACCGCGCTCACCCTGTATGCGCTGTTGGACAGCCCCAGCGTGGCGGGCGCCTATCGCTTCATCATCCGGCCGGGCCTGGATCTGACCATGGAGATCGCCAGCCATCTCTACTTCCGCAAGGCCGTGGAACGGGTCGGCATCGCCCCGTTGACCAGCATGTTCTTCCATGGCGAGAACACCGACCGCTTCATGGACGACTTCCGCCCTGAGGTGCACGATTCCGACGGGCTGCTGCTCGGCCGCAGCAGCGGCGAGTGGGTGTGGCGGCCGCTCAACAACCCGCGCCAGCTGCGCATCAGCGTATTCAAGGACATAAAGCCAGCCGGGTTCGGGCTGTTGACCCGGGATCGGGATTTCGACCATTACCAAGACCTGGAGGCCCAATACCACCGCCGTCCCAGCGCCTGGGTGGAAACCTTGGGGGATTGGGGTCCCGGCGCGGTGTATCTGATCGAAATTCCAAGCGACGCGGAAAAATACGATAACATCGTCGCCTTCTGGGTACCCGATGAACCTGCCACCGAAGGCAAGGAGTTTCGCTACGACTATCGCTTGCATTTTTTCCTGGACGAGTTCACCGCGCTGGGCGGCGGCAAGGTACTCGCCACCCGGGTCGGGGCGGCCGAATCCGATGGCGCCACCCGCAAGATTGTGGTTGACTTCGGGAGCCCCACCTTGCGCATGCTGAGCCCGAGGGCCAAGATCGAGGCGGAGATCAGCGCTTCGTCCGGCAAGATCGCCCATCCCGTGGTGCACAAGAACGAGGAGAATGGCACCTGGCGCTTGAGCTTTGACCTCCAGCCGGAGAAGGACAAGGATCCGGTGGAGCTGCGGGCGCTGCTGAAGGCGGGCAAGGATTCGCTCACCGAGACCTGGGTCTACCAGTGGAACGCACGATGA
- a CDS encoding TauD/TfdA dioxygenase family protein, protein MTAISHRPATKACLDIRPLAPSLGAEIHGVTLAGDLPPATVEAIRQAIFRYKVVFFRGQHHLDDRGQEAFARLLGPIAPHPTASIVEGTETIQNFDAKDFLASFWHTDVTFIDRYPQFSVLRGVVIPPLGGDTVWANTVAAYGALPRELQALADRLWALHTNDREYPGRQANGVPLERLLRDHAKYETEQPLVQIHPYTGERALILGDIFRRFIGYDGETSDLLFRLFQRYITRLENTVRWRWAEGDVAVWDNRATQHRALDDFGAAPRIVRRVLVPGEPGIGVDGRRSVTRRKPEALAA, encoded by the coding sequence ATGACCGCCATCAGCCATCGCCCTGCCACCAAGGCGTGCTTGGACATTCGACCCCTCGCTCCTAGCCTGGGGGCGGAAATCCATGGCGTGACGCTCGCGGGCGACTTGCCACCGGCGACCGTGGAGGCCATCCGGCAGGCGATCTTCCGTTACAAAGTCGTGTTCTTCCGCGGCCAACACCACCTCGACGACCGAGGACAGGAAGCCTTTGCGCGCCTTCTAGGCCCGATCGCGCCGCACCCGACCGCATCCATCGTGGAGGGTACGGAAACCATCCAGAACTTCGATGCAAAGGACTTTCTCGCCAGCTTCTGGCATACCGATGTGACTTTCATCGACCGGTACCCGCAATTCAGCGTACTCCGCGGAGTGGTCATTCCGCCGCTGGGCGGGGACACGGTGTGGGCTAATACTGTCGCGGCCTACGGGGCACTGCCGCGGGAACTACAAGCTTTGGCCGATCGCTTGTGGGCGCTCCACACCAATGACCGGGAGTATCCGGGGCGTCAGGCCAACGGCGTGCCTCTCGAGCGCTTACTGCGCGATCACGCCAAATACGAGACCGAGCAGCCGTTGGTCCAGATCCATCCCTATACCGGCGAACGGGCATTGATCCTCGGCGACATTTTCCGCCGCTTTATCGGCTACGACGGGGAAACCTCCGACCTCCTATTTCGGCTGTTCCAGCGCTATATCACGCGGCTCGAGAACACGGTCCGCTGGCGTTGGGCAGAAGGCGACGTGGCCGTGTGGGACAACCGGGCGACTCAGCACCGGGCCCTGGACGATTTCGGCGCCGCGCCGCGCATCGTACGCCGGGTACTGGTGCCCGGTGAGCCGGGGATCGGCGTGGACGGGCGCCGCAGCGTCACCCGCCGGAAACCAGAAGCCTTGGCGGCATGA
- a CDS encoding SixA phosphatase family protein produces the protein MKHLLLIRHAKSSWDDPSLADFDRPLNARGLRDAPFMGSLLKFRGLVPDQIISSPARRARDTAHILARATGFNPADIDLRAEVYQARLPDLIALVRTLDDAWRRVYLIGHNPELMDLVDWLTGEAIDHLPTTGIASIEFPTESWAHIMESAGRLVWLDMPKRHL, from the coding sequence ATGAAACATCTCCTCCTCATCCGCCACGCCAAGTCCAGCTGGGACGACCCGTCCCTGGCCGACTTCGATCGGCCACTGAATGCCCGCGGCCTGCGGGATGCGCCGTTTATGGGCAGTCTCCTCAAGTTCCGCGGCCTAGTGCCCGATCAGATCATTAGCAGCCCAGCCCGGAGGGCGCGGGACACCGCCCATATCCTGGCCCGGGCGACCGGCTTCAATCCGGCCGACATCGACCTCAGGGCCGAGGTCTATCAAGCCCGCCTACCCGACCTGATCGCACTGGTTCGGACATTGGACGATGCCTGGCGGCGCGTTTACTTGATCGGCCACAACCCAGAGCTCATGGACTTGGTCGATTGGCTCACTGGGGAGGCGATCGACCATCTGCCTACCACCGGCATCGCCTCCATCGAATTTCCAACTGAGTCCTGGGCACACATCATGGAAAGCGCTGGCCGCTTGGTCTGGCTCGACATGCCGAAACGGCATCTGTGA
- the ppnN gene encoding nucleotide 5'-monophosphate nucleosidase PpnN, with the protein MKTINAQVRPEGSLEVLSKLEVAKLLDTSQGGLHQLLRRCALAVLNCGSAVDDSKLVLEQHKDFEIRVLQQQRGIKLELRNAPASAFVDGEMIKGIREHLFAVLRDLVYTSSEIIDNPAFDLSRPEDITNAVFHILRNAGMLIPTDDPNLVVCWGGHSISREEYDYSKEVGHELGLRGLNVCTGCGPGAMKGPMKGATIGHAKQRIYNGRYVGISEPGIIAAEPPNPIVNELVILPDIEKRLEAFVRLGHGIIVFPGGVGTAEEILHLLGILLHPDNKNMPFPLLMTGPAQCRGYFEMIDEFIGATLGPKARRRYRIIIDDPARVAREMKEEIGLVRQFRRQHADAYYFNWLLKIEAAFQIPFLPTHRNMAALELHRDQEPHHLAANLRRAFSGIVAGNVKAEGIRAIEEFGPFELHGDPEVLQPLDTLLRSFVAQGRMKLPGLKYEPCYRLVA; encoded by the coding sequence ATGAAAACCATTAACGCCCAGGTCCGACCGGAGGGAAGCTTGGAAGTGCTGTCCAAACTGGAAGTCGCCAAGCTCCTCGACACCAGTCAGGGCGGGCTCCACCAGCTGTTGCGGCGCTGCGCCCTGGCGGTGCTCAATTGTGGCAGCGCCGTGGACGACAGCAAGCTGGTCCTGGAGCAACACAAGGATTTCGAGATCCGGGTATTGCAGCAACAACGGGGCATCAAGCTGGAATTGCGCAACGCCCCGGCCTCGGCCTTCGTCGACGGAGAAATGATCAAGGGCATCCGGGAACACCTGTTCGCGGTGCTCCGGGATCTCGTCTACACCAGCTCCGAGATCATCGACAATCCGGCCTTTGATCTGAGCCGCCCGGAAGACATCACCAATGCCGTGTTCCACATTCTGCGCAACGCCGGGATGCTGATTCCCACCGACGATCCCAACCTGGTGGTGTGCTGGGGCGGCCATTCCATCAGCCGCGAGGAGTACGATTACTCCAAGGAAGTGGGCCACGAACTGGGCCTGCGGGGCCTCAATGTGTGCACCGGCTGCGGCCCGGGGGCCATGAAGGGACCGATGAAGGGCGCCACCATCGGCCACGCCAAGCAACGCATCTACAACGGACGCTATGTGGGCATCAGCGAGCCTGGAATCATCGCCGCCGAGCCGCCCAATCCCATCGTCAACGAGCTGGTAATCTTGCCGGACATCGAAAAGCGCCTGGAAGCCTTCGTACGCCTCGGCCACGGCATCATCGTCTTTCCCGGCGGGGTGGGAACCGCGGAAGAGATCCTCCACCTGCTGGGGATCCTGCTGCATCCCGACAATAAGAACATGCCCTTCCCGCTGCTCATGACCGGTCCCGCCCAATGCCGGGGCTACTTCGAAATGATCGACGAGTTCATCGGCGCCACCCTAGGGCCAAAAGCCCGTCGCCGCTACCGGATCATCATCGATGATCCTGCCCGGGTAGCCCGGGAGATGAAGGAAGAAATCGGCCTGGTGCGCCAGTTTCGCCGGCAGCACGCCGATGCCTATTATTTCAATTGGCTGCTCAAGATCGAGGCCGCGTTCCAAATCCCGTTCCTTCCCACCCACCGGAACATGGCCGCGCTGGAACTGCATCGGGACCAGGAACCCCACCACTTGGCGGCCAACCTGCGGCGCGCCTTTTCCGGCATCGTGGCCGGCAATGTCAAGGCCGAAGGCATCCGTGCCATCGAGGAATTCGGTCCCTTCGAACTGCACGGCGATCCCGAGGTGCTGCAGCCCTTGGACACCTTACTGCGGTCCTTTGTCGCCCAGGGACGGATGAAATTGCCGGGGCTCAAGTACGAGCCCTGCTACCGGCTAGTGGCGTAG
- a CDS encoding MFS transporter, with translation MTRAELRASLSLAALYLLRMLGMFLILPVFSVFARDLPGATPELVGLAISAYGLTQAVFQIPFGLWSDRYGRKPLIVLGLALFALGGALAALSDSIFGIIAGRALQGAGAVAGVIMALAADLTREEHRTKAMALIGISIGFSFALSMVAGPVLSTWMGLTGLFWVITALALLGIALVFTVVPTPVVTRFHRDTEVQTASFGTVLAHPELLRLDFGIFSLHLILTATFVVLPVLLKDRLGLPTADHWHLYLPVFALALVSMVPFVILAEKYRKMKPVFLAFIALVAAADLGFVWLGGNFWAVFGLLYVFFTGFNLLEATLPSMISKIAPPDLKGTAMGVYSTAQFLGAFAGGAGAGWIHGRYGITAVFLYCAAAALLWLGLALGMKPPRHVSSLLINVGGLDREQAARLSARLRQIPGVAEAVVLAEDGVAYLKVDKHRLDQAALTALFQDLAA, from the coding sequence ATGACCCGCGCGGAACTCCGCGCCAGCCTTTCGCTCGCGGCCCTTTATCTGCTGCGCATGCTGGGCATGTTCCTGATTCTGCCGGTGTTCTCGGTGTTTGCCCGGGATTTGCCGGGGGCCACTCCCGAGTTAGTGGGTCTTGCCATCAGCGCCTACGGCCTGACTCAGGCGGTTTTTCAGATTCCCTTCGGGCTGTGGTCGGATCGTTACGGTCGCAAACCCCTCATCGTCCTCGGTTTGGCGTTGTTCGCCCTGGGCGGCGCCCTTGCGGCCCTGTCCGATTCCATTTTCGGAATCATCGCCGGGCGCGCCCTGCAGGGTGCTGGGGCGGTGGCGGGCGTGATCATGGCCCTCGCCGCCGACCTGACCCGCGAGGAGCACCGCACTAAGGCCATGGCCCTGATCGGCATCAGCATCGGCTTCTCGTTTGCGCTGTCCATGGTGGCTGGGCCGGTGTTATCCACTTGGATGGGGCTTACCGGCTTGTTCTGGGTGATTACCGCGCTGGCGCTGCTGGGCATCGCCTTGGTGTTTACGGTCGTACCCACCCCCGTGGTGACCCGCTTTCACCGCGACACCGAGGTGCAAACCGCCTCCTTCGGCACGGTGCTGGCCCATCCGGAACTGTTGCGGTTGGACTTTGGGATCTTCTCCCTGCACCTCATCCTCACTGCCACTTTTGTGGTCCTGCCCGTATTGCTCAAGGATCGCCTGGGCCTTCCCACGGCGGACCATTGGCACCTCTATCTGCCGGTGTTTGCGTTGGCCCTGGTGAGCATGGTGCCCTTCGTGATCCTGGCAGAGAAATACCGCAAGATGAAACCGGTGTTCCTCGCTTTCATCGCCCTGGTGGCGGCGGCCGACCTCGGCTTCGTCTGGCTAGGCGGGAATTTCTGGGCGGTGTTCGGGCTCCTCTACGTATTTTTCACTGGTTTCAACCTGCTAGAAGCGACCCTGCCGTCCATGATCTCCAAGATCGCGCCGCCCGATCTCAAGGGCACCGCCATGGGCGTTTATTCCACGGCCCAGTTCCTCGGCGCTTTCGCCGGGGGGGCGGGCGCCGGGTGGATCCACGGTCGCTACGGCATCACCGCGGTGTTCCTGTACTGCGCCGCCGCCGCCCTGTTGTGGTTGGGCCTTGCTCTGGGGATGAAACCGCCGCGCCACGTGAGCAGCCTGCTGATCAATGTGGGTGGGCTCGACCGCGAGCAGGCGGCGCGGCTGTCGGCCCGGTTACGGCAGATCCCCGGCGTCGCCGAGGCCGTGGTGCTGGCGGAGGATGGCGTGGCCTATCTTAAGGTGGACAAGCATCGCTTAGATCAGGCCGCCCTGACCGCGTTGTTCCAGGATCTGGCGGCTTGA
- the ssb gene encoding single-stranded DNA-binding protein has translation MASRGVNKVILIGNLGQDPEVRYLPSGSAVTNIRLATSETWKDQQTGQQQERTEWHSVVFFGKLAEIAGQYLKKGGKVYVEGSLRTRKWQDKNGQDRYTTEIVANEMQMLDRAAGPAPATGASFGGSERPSSPPAGAPPYEEPARDHEGGFDDDIPFARPAALDGLAYPNDGAWFGNGPVFPYRRR, from the coding sequence ATGGCCTCTCGCGGCGTCAACAAAGTCATCCTGATCGGTAATCTGGGCCAGGATCCCGAGGTGCGCTACCTACCGTCCGGCAGCGCGGTCACCAACATCCGCCTGGCCACCTCGGAAACCTGGAAAGACCAGCAGACCGGACAACAGCAGGAGCGCACCGAATGGCATTCGGTGGTGTTCTTCGGCAAGCTCGCCGAGATCGCCGGGCAGTATCTCAAGAAGGGTGGTAAGGTCTATGTCGAAGGAAGCCTGCGCACCCGGAAATGGCAGGACAAAAACGGCCAAGACCGTTACACCACGGAAATCGTTGCCAATGAAATGCAGATGCTCGATCGCGCCGCTGGGCCCGCCCCGGCGACCGGGGCGAGCTTCGGCGGATCGGAACGGCCTTCGTCCCCGCCCGCCGGTGCCCCGCCCTACGAGGAGCCGGCGCGGGACCACGAGGGCGGTTTCGATGACGATATTCCCTTCGCCCGGCCCGCGGCTTTAGATGGCTTGGCCTATCCCAACGATGGGGCCTGGTTCGGCAACGGGCCGGTGTTTCCCTATCGGCGGAGATGA
- a CDS encoding alkaline phosphatase family protein: MSAMEKFGLSSLSMAVTLALSQTANAAAQAAPPPGRPATPIEHVIVIVGENHSFDNIFGGYRPRNGQTVLNLLSQGIIRQDGKPGPHFDRAAQKIAQGNGSTYELAPKPVDRYKTLPQPDTTYATGQPQNTPDLRFPADLPNGPFQLTRYVSYSAFLGDPVHRFFQMWQQYDKGANDLYVWVASTAGTGNHTSGNAPDNTHQGGVAMGFYNMSTGDAPLFEEMAREYAISDNYHQAVMGGTGANFIALVTGDAAFYNDGGNPAVPPTWTLNGQTVSEIENPNPQPNAANNSNWYTEDGYNGGSFVACADPSQPGVGEIQQFLKSKHVDHNCENGKYYLVNNYQLGYKPDGTPVDYKNTPFVLPPQPASLPTIADKLAEHNISWKYYSGDRRDGKKPGPDYCGICDPLTGFKSIMENPAQRANLQDVTQLYQDLADEKTMPAVAFVRPFETMAGHPANSLTASYENFVTDLVNRVRHNPALWEKTAIFITMDEGGGYYDSGYIQQLDFFGDGPRIPLIAVSPYAKKGFVDHTYSDHASILKFIVANWGLGPLSNRSRDRLPNPVASPENPYVPSNGPAIGDLMTLFDFSHPRQDAPPITVPKVRVHALDGRYEAGGF; encoded by the coding sequence ATGAGCGCAATGGAAAAATTTGGACTTTCCAGCCTTTCGATGGCCGTGACCTTGGCCTTGAGCCAAACCGCCAACGCCGCCGCCCAAGCGGCGCCGCCCCCAGGACGCCCGGCCACACCCATCGAGCACGTCATCGTGATCGTGGGCGAAAATCACTCTTTCGACAACATCTTCGGCGGCTACCGCCCGAGAAACGGGCAAACGGTGCTGAATCTCCTATCGCAGGGCATCATCCGGCAGGACGGCAAGCCCGGGCCGCACTTCGACCGCGCGGCACAGAAGATCGCCCAGGGCAACGGCAGCACCTACGAGCTCGCTCCCAAGCCAGTGGATCGCTACAAAACTTTGCCCCAACCCGACACCACCTACGCCACCGGCCAGCCGCAGAACACACCGGATCTGCGCTTCCCCGCCGATTTGCCCAATGGCCCCTTCCAGCTGACCCGGTATGTGAGCTACAGCGCCTTTTTGGGGGACCCGGTCCATCGTTTTTTCCAAATGTGGCAGCAATACGACAAGGGCGCCAATGATCTGTACGTATGGGTAGCCAGCACGGCGGGAACCGGCAACCACACCAGCGGTAACGCGCCTGACAATACCCATCAGGGCGGAGTGGCGATGGGCTTTTACAACATGAGCACCGGCGATGCCCCGCTGTTCGAGGAGATGGCCCGGGAATACGCCATCAGCGACAACTACCACCAGGCAGTCATGGGCGGCACCGGCGCCAATTTCATCGCCTTGGTCACCGGTGATGCCGCGTTCTACAACGATGGTGGCAACCCTGCAGTACCGCCCACCTGGACCTTGAACGGGCAAACCGTCAGCGAAATCGAGAACCCCAATCCGCAACCCAACGCCGCCAATAACAGCAATTGGTATACGGAGGACGGCTACAACGGTGGCTCGTTCGTCGCCTGCGCTGATCCTTCCCAACCGGGGGTGGGGGAAATTCAGCAATTCCTGAAATCCAAGCACGTGGACCACAACTGCGAGAACGGCAAGTATTATCTGGTCAATAACTACCAGCTCGGCTACAAACCGGACGGTACGCCGGTGGATTACAAAAACACCCCGTTCGTCCTGCCGCCGCAACCGGCCAGTCTGCCCACCATCGCCGACAAGCTGGCCGAACATAACATCAGCTGGAAGTATTACAGCGGCGACCGCCGCGATGGCAAGAAACCCGGCCCGGATTACTGCGGCATCTGCGACCCTTTGACCGGCTTCAAGAGCATCATGGAAAATCCGGCCCAGCGGGCCAACCTCCAGGATGTCACGCAGCTGTACCAAGATTTGGCCGATGAAAAAACCATGCCCGCCGTCGCCTTTGTGCGACCCTTTGAAACCATGGCAGGACACCCGGCCAATTCCTTGACCGCCTCTTACGAAAACTTCGTCACCGATCTGGTGAATCGGGTCCGACATAACCCCGCACTCTGGGAAAAGACGGCCATTTTCATCACCATGGACGAAGGCGGCGGTTATTACGATTCCGGCTATATCCAACAGCTCGACTTCTTCGGCGATGGCCCCCGCATTCCCCTGATCGCGGTCTCGCCCTACGCCAAAAAGGGCTTCGTGGACCATACCTACAGCGATCACGCCTCGATCCTCAAGTTCATCGTGGCCAACTGGGGATTGGGACCGCTGTCCAACCGCAGCCGGGACCGTCTCCCGAATCCAGTCGCCAGCCCGGAGAACCCCTACGTTCCGAGCAACGGGCCGGCCATCGGCGATCTGATGACCCTGTTCGATTTCAGCCATCCACGCCAAGACGCCCCACCCATCACCGTGCCCAAGGTACGCGTGCACGCCCTGGATGGCCGCTATGAGGCGGGCGGGTTCTAG
- a CDS encoding YdhR family protein, with translation MSIKKVFLYAEIQVSIPFENIPWQEIDAAMKKNPGLKSKTWLSGVNTNTVGGFYEFDSLDHAQAYAQGYLAEAARQLGGALTVRFYNGDVVAEASKAIYSPYYNAENSAHTEPLRTASA, from the coding sequence ATGAGCATCAAAAAAGTTTTTCTTTACGCGGAAATTCAAGTTTCGATCCCGTTCGAGAACATCCCTTGGCAAGAAATCGACGCGGCGATGAAAAAGAATCCGGGCTTGAAGAGCAAGACCTGGCTGAGCGGCGTCAATACCAATACCGTCGGCGGGTTTTACGAGTTCGATTCGCTCGACCACGCCCAAGCCTATGCCCAGGGATACTTAGCTGAAGCCGCGCGCCAGCTAGGTGGCGCCCTGACGGTCCGATTCTATAACGGCGACGTGGTGGCGGAAGCGAGCAAGGCCATTTACTCGCCTTATTACAACGCCGAGAATTCGGCTCACACCGAGCCGCTGCGCACGGCGAGCGCATGA